One region of Psychrobacter sp. DAB_AL43B genomic DNA includes:
- a CDS encoding DUF6680 family protein — translation MDTTDIVTILAVLFSPILAVQAQKYIELAKESKNRKLQIFYILMSTRATRLTTEHVSALNMIDIEFYGKRFFGKRNQSEGEKKITNAWKLYNDHLNNNSPYGNPDIWNEEVDKLFNSLLYSIAKHLNYDFDEVQLKRDCYRPMGHENIEKSQLRILQGLVEVLDGEKAIPMTIESLSRKNN, via the coding sequence ATGGATACTACAGATATAGTTACGATTTTAGCTGTTTTGTTTAGTCCTATACTTGCAGTACAAGCTCAGAAATACATTGAATTAGCTAAAGAATCCAAGAATAGAAAACTTCAGATCTTCTATATTTTAATGTCAACTCGTGCTACTCGATTAACTACAGAACATGTTAGTGCATTAAACATGATTGATATAGAATTCTATGGAAAAAGATTTTTTGGCAAGCGAAATCAGTCTGAAGGTGAAAAGAAAATTACGAATGCATGGAAATTATATAACGACCATTTAAATAATAATTCACCATATGGCAATCCAGATATTTGGAATGAAGAGGTTGATAAGTTATTTAATTCTTTGCTTTACTCTATTGCAAAACATCTAAATTACGATTTCGATGAAGTACAGCTTAAGAGGGACTGCTATAGACCTATGGGTCACGAAAATATTGAAAAGAGCCAGCTTAGGATACTTCAGGGACTAGTAGAAGTTTTAGATGGTGAAAAAGCTATTCCGATGACTATTGAAAGCTTGTCGCGAAAAAACAACTGA